A portion of the Leptospira inadai serovar Lyme str. 10 genome contains these proteins:
- a CDS encoding JAB domain-containing protein, which produces MTLNRFHGTLPDPRTRIRYEADSLDDWELIAVLLGKGDRNRSIEDLSREILRVTKGLSGLLSVDVSRNLRVSGLGTAKASVLMAAVELARRLKYKSLQGAIFDPVSLSRYMRTLFLPMRRECFVLATISPAGNLLRADIVSKGSLEEVGVHPRDLVRLILNDEASEAILAHNHPGMTSDPSREDWEVYTRLGSILSELDVNLLDHWIFGIDGIFSCKHSTRLDEE; this is translated from the coding sequence CTGACTCTGAACCGGTTTCACGGAACCCTCCCGGATCCTAGGACACGCATCAGGTATGAGGCGGATTCCTTAGATGATTGGGAATTGATTGCAGTCCTTTTGGGAAAAGGGGATCGCAATCGTTCTATAGAGGATCTCAGTCGAGAGATTCTGAGAGTTACGAAAGGATTGAGTGGACTTCTTTCTGTAGATGTTTCCCGCAATCTGCGTGTGAGCGGTCTCGGAACTGCGAAAGCATCCGTATTAATGGCTGCGGTGGAGTTGGCAAGGCGCTTAAAATACAAATCCCTACAGGGCGCCATTTTCGATCCGGTATCCTTGTCCAGATACATGCGAACCTTATTTCTACCCATGAGAAGAGAATGCTTTGTATTGGCCACAATTTCCCCGGCAGGAAATCTACTCCGTGCAGATATTGTTTCCAAAGGAAGCCTAGAGGAAGTCGGAGTTCATCCGCGTGACTTGGTTCGTTTGATTCTTAACGACGAAGCCTCTGAAGCAATTCTCGCACATAATCATCCCGGAATGACCTCCGATCCGAGTCGGGAAGATTGGGAAGTCTACACTCGTCTTGGTTCCATTCTCTCGGAACTCGATGTGAACCTTTTAGATCATTGGATTTTTGGAATTGACGGGATCTTTTCTTGCAAACATTCTACTCGCCTAGACGAAGAATAA
- a CDS encoding ABC transporter permease: protein MRILIVLVRRDYALQYAGSALGLTWMFLQNLSLILIYTVVFYFIGIRANGEDPIDYFSYVLSGLLFWIPLQEYLIRGTGILTDNRHLIKRSPLGPEIFLWIPFFQYVLHWLITAVPVIVFLLWFGKANWSGLLPGSLTIVATGLFLACLINYFARINIILRDISPLVRLCSQFLFWGLPVLYQSSGVLGKLNVWNPFFFPLELFRSFILSNYESKANFTDFVPFIVLFFVIFFLSRAKLNQVVLDHL, encoded by the coding sequence ATGCGAATTCTGATCGTTCTGGTAAGAAGGGATTATGCTCTTCAATATGCCGGATCGGCTTTAGGATTGACTTGGATGTTTTTGCAAAATCTGAGTTTGATTCTGATTTATACCGTCGTATTTTACTTTATAGGAATTCGTGCAAACGGGGAAGACCCGATCGATTATTTTTCTTACGTGTTGAGCGGTTTGCTTTTTTGGATTCCCTTACAAGAATACCTGATTCGCGGTACCGGAATTTTAACCGACAATCGACACCTGATCAAACGATCTCCCTTGGGTCCGGAAATTTTTCTATGGATTCCTTTTTTTCAGTACGTATTACATTGGCTGATTACGGCCGTGCCGGTGATCGTCTTTCTATTATGGTTCGGGAAAGCAAATTGGTCGGGCTTATTACCCGGATCGTTGACGATCGTCGCGACCGGTTTATTTCTTGCTTGTCTGATCAATTATTTCGCTCGGATCAATATAATTTTAAGGGATATTTCTCCCCTTGTTCGCCTTTGTTCACAATTCCTTTTTTGGGGATTGCCGGTTCTATACCAGTCGTCGGGAGTTTTAGGAAAATTGAATGTGTGGAATCCGTTTTTTTTTCCGTTGGAACTTTTTCGATCCTTCATATTATCTAACTACGAATCCAAGGCGAACTTCACGGATTTTGTACCATTTATAGTTTTGTTTTTCGTAATTTTCTTTTTAAGTCGCGCTAAATTAAATCAGGTCGTGTTGGATCACCTTTGA
- a CDS encoding ABC transporter ATP-binding protein: MIRVGGITKVYSGYSRPWRRLWNALTFGYFGFDIKYKALDEISFEANKGEILGIIGRNGAGKSTLLKLLTGVSHPDSGRLEKKGTVRSILELGVGFNPELSGEENLYYNGLVWGLEPTELKSSMDEIFRFSGLSEFKKNPLKNYSSGMTMRLGFALATAKRPDILIVDEALAVGDASFQQKCLSRFRKFSEEGTLTLIVSHDLELLKSICTRIIILEKGKLVYDGDPIQGFREYMQIIAAFSAEEGAQLAPQESILESVQIRLSHGNRINPSLLPVGANVELFVSAKFKEDLKRLTVGFHIDDSRGIRSFGTNTFHLGSELFGVAAGEWIHAKFTFPLNFSAGKYSLGIALHSGDSHAEGSYLWQDGILEFELERLDISKFEGVAWIPVGIETKKGPNS; encoded by the coding sequence TTGATACGAGTAGGGGGCATTACTAAGGTTTATTCCGGTTACAGTCGCCCCTGGCGTAGACTTTGGAATGCCCTTACGTTCGGGTATTTCGGCTTCGATATCAAATATAAGGCGTTAGACGAAATTTCTTTCGAGGCGAATAAGGGGGAAATTTTAGGGATTATCGGTCGGAACGGCGCCGGCAAATCCACCCTTCTTAAGCTTTTAACCGGTGTTTCGCATCCGGATTCAGGGAGATTGGAAAAAAAAGGAACGGTCCGGTCGATTTTAGAATTGGGCGTAGGGTTTAATCCGGAACTTTCCGGGGAGGAAAATCTCTATTATAATGGTCTCGTTTGGGGTTTGGAGCCGACCGAATTGAAATCGTCGATGGACGAGATTTTTCGTTTTTCCGGACTTAGCGAATTCAAAAAGAATCCCTTAAAGAATTATTCATCTGGAATGACGATGCGATTGGGTTTTGCTTTGGCAACCGCAAAGCGCCCGGACATTCTAATCGTGGACGAAGCGCTGGCGGTCGGGGATGCAAGCTTTCAACAAAAATGCTTGAGTCGGTTCCGAAAATTCTCCGAGGAAGGAACGCTCACGTTGATCGTCAGCCATGATCTTGAACTGTTAAAGTCTATATGTACTAGAATTATAATATTGGAAAAAGGTAAATTAGTTTACGACGGAGATCCTATCCAAGGGTTCAGGGAGTATATGCAGATTATTGCGGCCTTTTCCGCCGAAGAAGGAGCTCAACTCGCTCCTCAGGAGTCGATCCTAGAATCCGTCCAAATTCGCCTTTCGCACGGGAATCGGATCAATCCGAGTTTATTACCTGTCGGCGCGAACGTGGAGTTATTCGTTTCGGCCAAATTCAAAGAGGATTTGAAACGCTTGACGGTGGGATTTCATATCGACGATAGTCGAGGTATTCGTTCCTTCGGCACGAATACATTCCATTTAGGTAGCGAATTATTCGGCGTCGCCGCAGGCGAATGGATTCACGCCAAGTTCACATTCCCTCTGAATTTTTCCGCAGGAAAATATTCCCTAGGCATTGCATTACATTCCGGAGATAGTCATGCGGAAGGATCTTATCTTTGGCAGGACGGCATTTTGGAATTCGAACTAGAACGTTTAGATATATCCAAGTTCGAAGGAGTCGCTTGGATTCCGGTCGGAATAGAGACGAAAAAAGGACCGAATTCCTAG
- a CDS encoding UDP-glucose dehydrogenase family protein produces the protein MKVCVIGSGYVGLVAGACFAEYGNQVICVDKDAKKIEDLKNGIIPIYEPGLSELVQNNWREKRLEFSTSLREGVEKSDLIFIAVGTPTSSDGSADLSAVFAVAEEIGKSINGYKVIVDKSTVPVGTAARVKEFIGKHTKYEYDVVSNPEFLKEGAAIDDFMRPERVVIGADNDRAGDLVAQLYAPFVLNGNPILRMGTVSAELTKYACNAFLATKISFANEIANLCESVGADYEDVRKGMGSDSRIGRQFLYAGIGYGGSCFPKDVRALIRTSEQFGKPLRIIQEVEAVNEDQKIRLYEKIEAFFGKDEVKGKTFAVWGLAFKPGTDDMREAPSIPLLLKLHSEGAKIQAFDPVAKETSEYYFKGKIEYSEDAYSALKGADALLLLTEWREFREPDFPRMKQLLKQSVIFDGRNQYRPALLKKEGFQYFSIGKQPIQRTEDRGQRTEHW, from the coding sequence ATGAAAGTATGCGTTATCGGTAGCGGCTACGTCGGATTAGTGGCGGGAGCTTGCTTTGCGGAATACGGCAACCAAGTCATTTGCGTGGACAAGGATGCCAAAAAGATCGAAGATCTTAAAAACGGCATTATTCCTATTTATGAACCGGGTTTATCCGAGCTCGTTCAAAACAATTGGAGAGAAAAGCGACTAGAATTCTCGACTTCCTTAAGGGAAGGAGTTGAAAAGTCGGATCTGATTTTTATCGCGGTGGGAACTCCAACATCGTCGGACGGGTCCGCCGATCTTTCTGCGGTCTTTGCCGTTGCGGAGGAGATCGGAAAATCGATTAACGGATACAAAGTCATCGTCGATAAATCCACCGTTCCGGTAGGTACGGCTGCTAGGGTAAAAGAGTTTATCGGTAAGCATACTAAATACGAATACGATGTGGTATCCAATCCCGAATTTTTAAAGGAAGGGGCGGCCATCGACGATTTTATGAGACCGGAGCGAGTCGTGATAGGAGCGGATAACGATCGCGCAGGAGATTTGGTTGCGCAGTTGTATGCTCCCTTTGTATTGAACGGCAACCCTATTTTAAGAATGGGGACCGTTTCGGCCGAGTTGACGAAATATGCATGCAACGCGTTTCTTGCCACGAAGATTTCCTTTGCGAATGAGATCGCGAATTTATGCGAGTCGGTCGGGGCCGATTACGAGGATGTGCGAAAAGGAATGGGGAGCGATTCTCGCATCGGACGCCAATTTTTATACGCGGGTATCGGTTACGGGGGTTCCTGTTTCCCGAAAGACGTTAGGGCTTTGATTCGTACCTCCGAACAATTCGGAAAACCGTTAAGAATTATTCAAGAAGTCGAAGCCGTGAACGAAGATCAAAAAATTCGGTTGTATGAAAAGATCGAGGCCTTCTTCGGAAAAGACGAAGTTAAAGGTAAAACGTTCGCAGTTTGGGGGCTTGCATTCAAGCCCGGTACGGACGATATGAGGGAAGCTCCGTCTATTCCTCTCCTTTTAAAGTTACATTCGGAAGGTGCAAAGATCCAAGCATTCGATCCTGTGGCCAAAGAGACTTCGGAATATTATTTCAAGGGAAAGATCGAGTATTCTGAAGATGCCTATTCCGCGCTAAAAGGAGCGGATGCCTTACTCCTTTTGACGGAATGGCGAGAATTTCGCGAGCCCGATTTTCCTCGGATGAAGCAGCTACTAAAACAATCGGTTATCTTTGACGGAAGAAATCAGTATAGACCTGCTCTTCTGAAAAAGGAAGGGTTTCAGTATTTTTCCATCGGGAAGCAACCGATTCAGAGGACAGAGGACAGAGGACAGAGGACAGAGCATTGGTGA
- a CDS encoding thioredoxin family protein, producing MNLRNLILISLFFTTLSVSTEIIAVGVQWESSVEKAFARAKREGKPIFIDVYADWCGYCKTLKKEIYPKKEVQAELSRFVLLSLDGDRFPNLKKKYQVSGYPTLLFLDRNGSITEKITGMPDAKMVVKTLKSAFSKRDQEGNLLASLEKNSGDSKLLLKVGEYYFEAREYAKAANYFYKAFSSDDKGITENRHRALFNLGVTYSEMENYEKTVKTFTLYLEKYPPGTGYAQSAFYYRGMAFKELGKKDEAKQDLTKALELSSDPSEKKELEGILRAL from the coding sequence ATGAATCTACGCAATCTAATTCTTATTTCGTTATTCTTCACGACACTTTCAGTTTCGACGGAGATTATCGCAGTCGGGGTGCAATGGGAATCTTCCGTAGAAAAAGCCTTCGCTAGAGCTAAACGAGAAGGAAAACCCATCTTCATAGATGTCTATGCCGATTGGTGCGGATATTGCAAAACCTTAAAAAAAGAAATCTATCCTAAAAAAGAAGTACAGGCCGAGTTGTCGCGCTTCGTACTACTTTCCCTAGACGGAGACAGATTCCCGAATTTAAAAAAAAAATACCAGGTCTCCGGATACCCCACCCTCCTATTCCTGGATCGAAACGGGAGTATAACCGAAAAAATTACCGGCATGCCGGATGCAAAAATGGTAGTAAAGACGCTTAAGAGCGCTTTTTCGAAACGCGATCAGGAAGGAAACCTCCTGGCCTCTTTAGAAAAGAATTCCGGAGATTCTAAATTACTTTTAAAAGTCGGAGAATATTATTTCGAAGCAAGAGAATATGCGAAGGCCGCGAATTACTTTTATAAGGCTTTCTCCTCCGATGATAAAGGCATTACCGAAAACCGACATAGAGCCTTATTCAATCTAGGCGTTACCTATTCCGAGATGGAGAATTATGAGAAAACCGTAAAAACATTCACTCTATATCTGGAAAAATATCCTCCGGGAACCGGATATGCCCAATCAGCTTTTTATTATAGAGGAATGGCTTTCAAGGAACTCGGCAAGAAGGATGAAGCCAAGCAGGACCTGACAAAAGCATTGGAACTTAGTTCCGATCCGAGCGAAAAGAAAGAACTGGAAGGCATTCTTAGAGCATTATAA
- the hisE gene encoding phosphoribosyl-ATP diphosphatase: MEFLLQLEEILKKRKAELPEKSYTADLFRSGVDRILKKVGEEAGEVIIAAKNADQKELTHEAADLLFHLQVLLVERGLSLSDIVTELRKRHS; the protein is encoded by the coding sequence ATGGAATTTCTGCTTCAGCTCGAGGAAATCCTTAAGAAACGAAAGGCGGAACTCCCGGAAAAATCCTATACTGCCGACCTCTTTCGCAGCGGAGTCGATCGGATTCTGAAGAAGGTTGGAGAAGAGGCGGGCGAAGTGATTATCGCAGCCAAAAACGCCGATCAAAAGGAGCTCACGCATGAAGCTGCGGATCTTCTATTTCATTTACAGGTTCTTTTAGTGGAAAGGGGACTCTCGCTTTCCGACATCGTCACGGAACTTAGAAAACGTCATTCTTAA
- a CDS encoding menaquinone biosynthetic enzyme MqnA/MqnD family protein: protein MKIGIVKHLNARPLTWGFEQHSEYKVVPENPSLLKDYLLRGLVDVGLISSIECLRNSEVLSVSMKVGVCATEQVRSIKFFKNKKEPYPPFRILTDNGSRTSMALVRVLVHCETGYLPEVSPTDPRIIKEEISIGRGSHMLFGDNALFAEWNPEIYEVRDLAGWWYETTGTSFIFALWASKKPLELPDSFFMDSLKFGQAHIEDIIAKETRLPEDLVRKYLTQELHYEITESDRAGLDRFGKYCADLGIL from the coding sequence GTGAAAATCGGCATCGTTAAGCATTTGAATGCAAGACCCCTGACTTGGGGATTCGAGCAACATTCGGAATATAAAGTAGTACCCGAAAATCCATCGCTTTTAAAGGATTATTTACTGCGAGGATTAGTCGATGTGGGACTCATCTCATCGATCGAATGTCTTAGAAACTCCGAAGTTCTTTCGGTCTCCATGAAAGTCGGAGTCTGTGCCACCGAACAGGTTCGCTCCATAAAATTCTTTAAAAATAAAAAAGAACCCTATCCCCCGTTTCGAATCCTAACCGACAACGGTTCGAGAACTAGCATGGCATTGGTAAGAGTTCTGGTTCACTGTGAAACGGGGTATCTTCCCGAAGTTTCTCCGACCGATCCAAGAATTATTAAGGAAGAAATTTCCATCGGTCGCGGATCGCATATGCTATTCGGCGACAACGCTTTGTTTGCGGAGTGGAATCCGGAAATTTACGAAGTTCGGGATTTGGCCGGCTGGTGGTACGAGACGACCGGAACTTCCTTTATTTTCGCTCTTTGGGCTTCGAAAAAACCGCTGGAATTACCCGATTCATTCTTTATGGATTCGTTAAAATTCGGCCAAGCTCATATCGAAGATATAATCGCAAAGGAAACGCGTCTCCCGGAAGACCTTGTTCGCAAATATTTGACGCAAGAACTACATTACGAAATTACTGAATCCGATAGGGCCGGTTTAGATCGCTTCGGCAAATATTGCGCCGATTTAGGAATTCTTTAG
- a CDS encoding STAS domain-containing protein, whose protein sequence is MSEKNKIVITLNYEVLNADHEDLRAFLNSHLEGSPAHVVLDLKEVQVLTSIALGALVAFANRLRSQGIKLETIHVSQKLLEIIKLVSLDQALGIR, encoded by the coding sequence ATGAGCGAAAAAAATAAAATCGTAATTACCTTAAATTACGAGGTTCTTAATGCGGACCATGAAGATTTGCGCGCTTTCCTAAATTCTCATTTGGAAGGAAGTCCCGCGCACGTAGTGCTTGATCTGAAGGAAGTGCAGGTTTTGACTTCCATTGCATTAGGGGCTCTTGTGGCTTTCGCAAACCGACTCCGTAGCCAGGGCATAAAATTGGAAACGATTCATGTTTCCCAGAAATTACTAGAAATTATCAAACTTGTTTCCCTGGACCAGGCGCTCGGGATTCGCTAA
- a CDS encoding CheR family methyltransferase — translation MEDTFSHLVQISDEEFRFVKDLMYRETGIFLADHKKIMVQSRLNSRARFHKMASVSDYIRSLQADRRFFESELTELINRITTNKTDFFRENHHFEFLKDVFLPSVEEKASKTGKKSLRIWSSASSTGEEPYSIAITCAEYFALKPGWDIKIYASDIDTNVVKTAQEGVYKPDRLEPVSDSLKKRYFLRVRDLSGRGEDFYQVKPELKSMIEFKKINLLETPYPFPEKMDCIFCRNVIIYFDKQTQRKIFENFEQVLKDRGLMVIGHSETLFGISEAYKFLGHTIYQKKPKI, via the coding sequence ATGGAAGATACATTTTCTCATTTAGTCCAGATTTCGGACGAAGAATTCCGATTCGTTAAAGATTTAATGTACCGTGAAACCGGGATTTTTTTAGCGGATCATAAGAAGATTATGGTCCAGTCTAGGCTGAATTCCAGAGCGAGATTCCATAAGATGGCGAGCGTATCCGATTATATCCGATCCCTTCAGGCCGATCGAAGGTTTTTCGAAAGTGAATTAACGGAACTTATTAATCGAATTACGACTAATAAAACCGATTTTTTCCGAGAGAATCATCATTTCGAATTTTTGAAAGACGTATTTTTGCCGTCAGTGGAGGAAAAAGCCTCTAAAACGGGTAAGAAAAGCCTTCGCATATGGTCGAGCGCCTCCTCTACCGGTGAGGAGCCGTATTCGATCGCTATTACCTGTGCCGAATACTTTGCCCTGAAACCGGGATGGGATATTAAAATTTATGCATCCGATATCGATACGAACGTCGTAAAGACCGCTCAAGAAGGCGTTTATAAACCCGATAGGCTCGAACCGGTAAGCGATTCGTTAAAGAAAAGATATTTTTTACGCGTTCGGGATTTGTCGGGAAGAGGCGAGGATTTTTACCAAGTCAAACCCGAACTAAAGTCCATGATCGAATTCAAAAAGATTAATCTTTTGGAAACGCCTTATCCTTTCCCGGAAAAGATGGACTGTATCTTCTGCCGGAACGTTATTATTTACTTCGATAAGCAGACTCAGAGAAAGATTTTCGAAAATTTCGAACAGGTGCTTAAAGACAGGGGACTGATGGTCATCGGGCACTCCGAGACGTTATTCGGGATTTCGGAAGCCTATAAATTTCTGGGGCATACTATTTATCAAAAAAAGCCTAAAATCTGA